The sequence below is a genomic window from Flavobacterium lipolyticum.
AGACAGAGTTGATCAAAAGTTATTTGGAAGAAATTTCATCTGATACTTATTTGCAGCTTAATGGAGAAGATATTAATGATGTAGCTTTATTAAAAGAACGTTCTGTTAATAATTATAAAAGATTATTGTCGGGTATTGATTTACTGGTTATTGATGAAGCACAAAATGTTCCGGAAATTGGAATGATTCTTAAATTGATTGTGGATACAATTGAAGGAATTAAAATTATAACTACAGGATCTTCAATGTTTGATTTAAGTAATAAGTTAGGCGAACCTCTGGTAGGAAGAAAAAATACAATTTACTTATTTCCATTAGCGCAAATAGAATTCTCTGAAAGGGAAAACTATAAACAAATTCGTGAAAATTTAGAAGAAAGATTACTTTTTGGTGGTTATCCAGAATTGATTCAATATGATAACTGGGAGGATAAAAAGGACTATCTTTTTGAAATTATCAACTCATATTTATTGAAAGATATTTTAGTTTTTGAAGGGATTAAACATGCTGATAAAATTTATGATTTACTTCGTTTGGTTGCTTATCAGGTTGGTAAAGAAGTTTCTATACAAGAATTGGCTAATCAGTTACAGTTGTCAAAAAATACGGTTGCGAATTATTTAGATTTACTTTCTAAAGTGTTTGTTCTTTTTAAAGTAGAAGGATTTAGCAGAAATTTACGCAAAGAAATTGTAAAGTCAAGTCGTTGGTATTTTTATGATAATGGTATTCGAAATGCTGTTATTAACAATTTTAATACTCTAGCTCTAAGAAATGATGTTGGTGGTTTATGGGAGAACTATTTAGCTTATGAACGAATTAAAAAACAGCAATATCTTAAAATTAAAACCAAAAATTATTTCTGGAGAACTTATGACCAGCAAGAATTAGATTGGTTAGAAGAAAAAGGAGAAAAGCTGGAGGGATTTGAATTTAAATGGAGTGAAAGTAAAAAAGTAAAAATTCCAACAGCTTTTGCAAAAGCGTATCCTGATGCTGCTTTTGAAGTGATTAACAAGAGTAATTATTTAGATTTTATTAGTTAATTTTAGATAAACCAATACAATCTGAATGAAAAAAATAAACGAGAATTTTATAATAAAAGAAGATTTACTCGTTTTATGTCTAAAGAATAACATGGCTAAGAACAATCCAACTGTGCCGCCAATGGCTTCCAGAAAAAACAAGGTGTTTTCCGGGATTCTTCGTTTGTTTTTCCGGGCTTGATATTTATCATATCCCGCGAGAATAAAAACGGTGATATTTACAACTAAAAAATACGTTAATAAAACTTCCATTGGCTAAAAATTAAAAACAAAGATATTATTTTAGCGGAGTGATTGATTAATCTAATGTCGATTTTGAAAGACAGATTATCTCATTTTCTAATCCAGAAATTATTTCATTATAAAGTATGACTAATATTCAATTTATTGCCAAGTCTGTTCCAACAGCAGCAATTAACATTCAAAACACGGTAAAATTACTAGAGGAAGATT
It includes:
- a CDS encoding ATP-binding protein yields the protein MKTYLKRALVNEFKKKVLPNKVLILLGARRVGKTELIKSYLEEISSDTYLQLNGEDINDVALLKERSVNNYKRLLSGIDLLVIDEAQNVPEIGMILKLIVDTIEGIKIITTGSSMFDLSNKLGEPLVGRKNTIYLFPLAQIEFSERENYKQIRENLEERLLFGGYPELIQYDNWEDKKDYLFEIINSYLLKDILVFEGIKHADKIYDLLRLVAYQVGKEVSIQELANQLQLSKNTVANYLDLLSKVFVLFKVEGFSRNLRKEIVKSSRWYFYDNGIRNAVINNFNTLALRNDVGGLWENYLAYERIKKQQYLKIKTKNYFWRTYDQQELDWLEEKGEKLEGFEFKWSESKKVKIPTAFAKAYPDAAFEVINKSNYLDFIS
- a CDS encoding DUF1294 domain-containing protein gives rise to the protein MEVLLTYFLVVNITVFILAGYDKYQARKNKRRIPENTLFFLEAIGGTVGLFLAMLFFRHKTSKSSFIIKFSFIFFIQIVLVYLKLTNKI